From one Mya arenaria isolate MELC-2E11 chromosome 4, ASM2691426v1 genomic stretch:
- the LOC128232117 gene encoding titin homolog isoform X1: MENYVQNILKHSDLSVVTKKHVRQKYKQHVGRELSSEEKEKINCLVLDFVKNLAVEQKKSIEEKTQEIPKPNTEEVSPGNKENVDNKPRRVILKGQVVDPSSLYTVKGKKAAEGNMGQSSTNEDKTAVKNSNKTTPRVNRVHTTNSMKMSDVVKSVLDSGDDSSSSVSSLTGSDLEVDEDLDRKIALDKLREARDKKISMSAEKKKSRKLVKGEKAKRNLWNCEEKSSGNEDSPERISEQDLPARDSLQERLNKEGGSKKVGKKLRKIKDIEESDSDSGPMVVKKTSTKYKRKVTNLMKKKTDRNLSKTKEKELMVSSGDSEPESDTKRKDVSDKKLNKLKKKRKSEISLNQKTKAISETDSEDETLSTIAARGKRQKDESQCVVKKTEEIHSDTGNTPLGNKKSMISKNAGKHSDSELNMGNKPHTKKITKSKNKTEEVISITDSSGIEGENNREKVKSSYKSDIEKADLNSSGTLPSLDDSYSISGCSPIAQMKKKGLCLDEHDFGGSSSCSTPITNKRTDSVYDDDKTLVSETDSPIIHVKPTSKKSFGFESDSSLEDTPGKNRSGLKEDKDVKGSSKKANTIGSRGNKMSNKRKRLSSGKLNQNEPKRRKISNTSKRKVEIESESSTDDEIPLSRTKVKQKNKVVKSDEDEIVRTGNNSSLVKKSKLSAKTIQGRKPSLEQDSDSNTSPKDSPVVKETVKGRVSNDIKSNESIFRKGKVKSDQMNKSISKLEEDSKNDELIIISEDTCEEEKVVSNGNSKPDSNDESPVKKVHKPKGKGASAIVSSDSSGTEEEPFANDNKDVDPDLDCDSELDVPLASLKPEEDDDSKKGKAKKKVDTSQDIKKLGLLKKICRKSRIVLHKDKFNGCKTLKDKINKCKTLLTAAGMEGRPTMKKAEEMLLRIEAEELNADNIISSETGRVMRKVKSIYARRQISSVKSRTPMKNPFKGLSDIVDSEVSD, encoded by the exons atggaaAATTATGTCCAAAACATCCTAAAACATTCAGATTTAAG TGTTGTCACAAAGAAGCATGTACGACAGAAATATAAGCAGCATGTTGGTCGAGAACTTTCCAGTgaagaaaaagagaaaattaattgtcttgtaTTAGACTTTGTCAAGAACTTGGCTGTTGAGCAAAAG aaatctattgaagaaaaaacacagGAAATTCCAAAACCAAATACAGAAGAGGTTTCTCCTGGAAATAAGGagaatgttgacaataaacCAAGGCGTGTTATCCttaaag GACAGGTTGTTGATCCATCATCACTGTACACTGTTAAAGGTAAAAAGGCTGCTGAAGGAAATATGGGGCAATCTTCAACAAATGAAGACAAAACTGCAGTAAAGAACTCCAACAAAACGACTCCCCGGGTCAATAGGGTGCACACTACTAACTCAATGAAAATGTCAGACGTGGTGAAATCTGTTCTTG ATTCCGGTGACGATTCATCATCCAGCGTGTCAAGCCTGACAGGAAGTGACCTTGAGGTGGATGAGGATCTCGACAGGAAAATTGCTCTAGACAAACTCCGGGAAGCCAGAGACAAAAAGATCAGCATGTCAGCAGAGAAGAAGAAAAGCAGGAAACTGG TGAAAGGTGAGAAAGCTAAGAGAAATCTGTGGAATTGCGAAGAAAAGAGTTCCGGTAATGAGGACTCACCTGAGAGAATCAGTGAGCAGGATTTGCCAGCTCGAGACAGCCTTCAGGAGCGCCTTAACAAGGAGGGAGGCAGTAAGAAAGTTGGAAAGAAGTTAAGAAAAATCAAAGATATCGAGGAGTCGGATTCAGATTCTGGGCCTATGGTTGTAAAGAAAACATccacaaaatataaaagaaaagtcacaaatttaatgaaaaagaaaactgatAGAAACTTGAGTAAGACGAAGGAGAAAGAATTAATGGTTTCTTCTGGTGACAGTGAACCAGAGTCAGATACAAAAAGAAAGGATGTTTCAgataaaaaacttaataaactgaaaaaaaaaagaaaatctgaAATCAGTTTAAATCAGAAGACTAAAGCCATATCTGAAACAGACTCTGAGGATGAAACATTGTCAACAATTGCTGCAAGAGGCAAGAGACAGAAAGATGAAAGCCAATGTGTTGTGAAAAAGACTGAAGAAATTCATTCAGATACTGGGAATACTCCATTAggaaataagaaatctatgatCTCTAAAAATGCAGGGAAGCACAGCGATTCTGAATTAAATATGGGGAACAAACCTCATACAAAAAAGATTACAAAAAGTAAGAACAAAACTGAAGAAGTAATATCAATTACAGATAGTAGTGGTATTGAAGGTGAGAACAACAGAGAAAAAGTCAAATCCAGCTATAAGTCAGATATAGAAAAGGCTGACTTAAACAGCTCTGGAACACTTCCTTCTTTAGATGATTCATATTCCATCTCTGGTTGTTCTCCTATTGCTCAAATGAAGAAGAAAGGTCTATGTTTGGATGAACATGATTTTGGTGGTTCAAGTTCTTGTAGCACTCCAATCACTAATAAGAGAACTGACAGtgtttatgatgatgataaaactcTAGTCTCAGAAACAGATTCCCCTATTATCCATGTTAAACCTAcatcaaagaaatcctttggcTTTGAATCTGATTCAAGCTTAGAAGATACACCAGGGAAAAACAGATCTGGACTCAAAGAGGATAAAGATGTTAAAGGTTCTAGCAAAAAGGCCAATACAATTGGTTCAAGgggaaataaaatgtcaaacaaaaggaAAAGATTAAGTTCAGGAAAATTAAATCAGAACGAAcctaaaagaagaaaaatatctAACACAAGCAAAAGAAAAGTTGAAATAGAGAGTGAATCGTCCACAGATGATGAAATCCCTTTGTCTAGGACTAAAGTTAAGCAAaagaacaaagttgtcaaaagcgATGAAGATGAAATAGTTAGGACTGGGAACAACTCTTCATTGGTTAAGAAATCAAAATTGTCTGCTAAGACAATACAAGGTAGAAAGCCCTCATTGGAACAGGACAGTGATAGTAACACAAGCCCTAAAGATTCTCCTGTTGTGAAGGAGACAGTTAAAGGCAGAGTGTCAAATGATATTAAATCTAATGAAAGTATTTTCAGGAAGGGAAAAGTAAAATCAGACCAAATGAATAAATCTATTTCCAAATTAGAGGAAGATTCCAAGAATGATGAGCTTATTATAATCAGTGAAGATACatgtgaagaagaaaaagtagTCTCAAATGGTAACTCAAAACCTGATAGTAATGATGAGTCTCCTGTTAAGAAAGTTCACAAACCAAAAGGCAAAGGCGCATCTGCTATTGTG TCATCAGATTCTTCTGGCACGGAAGAAGAACCTTTTGCAAATGACAACAAGGATGTAGATCCAGACCTGGATTGTGACTCGGAGCTTGACGTTCCCCTCGCCAGTCTCAAACCAGAG GAAGATGACGATTCTAAGAAAGGAAAGGCGAAAAAG aaggTGGATACAAGCCAGGATATTAAAAAGCTGGGTTTGTTGAAGAAGATCTGTCGAAAAAGCCGCATTGTTCTACACAAGGACAAGTTCAATGGCTGTAAGACGCTGAAAGATAAGATTAACAAGTGTAAGACATTGCTGACGGCTGCTGGCATGGAAG GAAGACCAACCATGAAGAAAGCAGAAGAGATGCTACTTCGAATAGAGGCTGAAGAGCTCAATGCAGACAACATAATCAGTTCGGAGACAG GACGAGTAATGAGGAAGGTGAAGAGTATTTACGCTCGGCGACAGATCTCCTCTGTGAAGTCCCGAACACCCATGAAGAACCCATTCAAGGGGCTCTCGGATATTGTGGACAGTGAAGTCAGTGACTAG
- the LOC128232117 gene encoding titin homolog isoform X2 has product MENYVQNILKHSDLSVVTKKHVRQKYKQHVGRELSSEEKEKINCLVLDFVKNLAVEQKKSIEEKTQEIPKPNTEEVSPGNKENVDNKPRRVILKGKKAAEGNMGQSSTNEDKTAVKNSNKTTPRVNRVHTTNSMKMSDVVKSVLDSGDDSSSSVSSLTGSDLEVDEDLDRKIALDKLREARDKKISMSAEKKKSRKLVKGEKAKRNLWNCEEKSSGNEDSPERISEQDLPARDSLQERLNKEGGSKKVGKKLRKIKDIEESDSDSGPMVVKKTSTKYKRKVTNLMKKKTDRNLSKTKEKELMVSSGDSEPESDTKRKDVSDKKLNKLKKKRKSEISLNQKTKAISETDSEDETLSTIAARGKRQKDESQCVVKKTEEIHSDTGNTPLGNKKSMISKNAGKHSDSELNMGNKPHTKKITKSKNKTEEVISITDSSGIEGENNREKVKSSYKSDIEKADLNSSGTLPSLDDSYSISGCSPIAQMKKKGLCLDEHDFGGSSSCSTPITNKRTDSVYDDDKTLVSETDSPIIHVKPTSKKSFGFESDSSLEDTPGKNRSGLKEDKDVKGSSKKANTIGSRGNKMSNKRKRLSSGKLNQNEPKRRKISNTSKRKVEIESESSTDDEIPLSRTKVKQKNKVVKSDEDEIVRTGNNSSLVKKSKLSAKTIQGRKPSLEQDSDSNTSPKDSPVVKETVKGRVSNDIKSNESIFRKGKVKSDQMNKSISKLEEDSKNDELIIISEDTCEEEKVVSNGNSKPDSNDESPVKKVHKPKGKGASAIVSSDSSGTEEEPFANDNKDVDPDLDCDSELDVPLASLKPEEDDDSKKGKAKKKVDTSQDIKKLGLLKKICRKSRIVLHKDKFNGCKTLKDKINKCKTLLTAAGMEGRPTMKKAEEMLLRIEAEELNADNIISSETGRVMRKVKSIYARRQISSVKSRTPMKNPFKGLSDIVDSEVSD; this is encoded by the exons atggaaAATTATGTCCAAAACATCCTAAAACATTCAGATTTAAG TGTTGTCACAAAGAAGCATGTACGACAGAAATATAAGCAGCATGTTGGTCGAGAACTTTCCAGTgaagaaaaagagaaaattaattgtcttgtaTTAGACTTTGTCAAGAACTTGGCTGTTGAGCAAAAG aaatctattgaagaaaaaacacagGAAATTCCAAAACCAAATACAGAAGAGGTTTCTCCTGGAAATAAGGagaatgttgacaataaacCAAGGCGTGTTATCCttaaag GTAAAAAGGCTGCTGAAGGAAATATGGGGCAATCTTCAACAAATGAAGACAAAACTGCAGTAAAGAACTCCAACAAAACGACTCCCCGGGTCAATAGGGTGCACACTACTAACTCAATGAAAATGTCAGACGTGGTGAAATCTGTTCTTG ATTCCGGTGACGATTCATCATCCAGCGTGTCAAGCCTGACAGGAAGTGACCTTGAGGTGGATGAGGATCTCGACAGGAAAATTGCTCTAGACAAACTCCGGGAAGCCAGAGACAAAAAGATCAGCATGTCAGCAGAGAAGAAGAAAAGCAGGAAACTGG TGAAAGGTGAGAAAGCTAAGAGAAATCTGTGGAATTGCGAAGAAAAGAGTTCCGGTAATGAGGACTCACCTGAGAGAATCAGTGAGCAGGATTTGCCAGCTCGAGACAGCCTTCAGGAGCGCCTTAACAAGGAGGGAGGCAGTAAGAAAGTTGGAAAGAAGTTAAGAAAAATCAAAGATATCGAGGAGTCGGATTCAGATTCTGGGCCTATGGTTGTAAAGAAAACATccacaaaatataaaagaaaagtcacaaatttaatgaaaaagaaaactgatAGAAACTTGAGTAAGACGAAGGAGAAAGAATTAATGGTTTCTTCTGGTGACAGTGAACCAGAGTCAGATACAAAAAGAAAGGATGTTTCAgataaaaaacttaataaactgaaaaaaaaaagaaaatctgaAATCAGTTTAAATCAGAAGACTAAAGCCATATCTGAAACAGACTCTGAGGATGAAACATTGTCAACAATTGCTGCAAGAGGCAAGAGACAGAAAGATGAAAGCCAATGTGTTGTGAAAAAGACTGAAGAAATTCATTCAGATACTGGGAATACTCCATTAggaaataagaaatctatgatCTCTAAAAATGCAGGGAAGCACAGCGATTCTGAATTAAATATGGGGAACAAACCTCATACAAAAAAGATTACAAAAAGTAAGAACAAAACTGAAGAAGTAATATCAATTACAGATAGTAGTGGTATTGAAGGTGAGAACAACAGAGAAAAAGTCAAATCCAGCTATAAGTCAGATATAGAAAAGGCTGACTTAAACAGCTCTGGAACACTTCCTTCTTTAGATGATTCATATTCCATCTCTGGTTGTTCTCCTATTGCTCAAATGAAGAAGAAAGGTCTATGTTTGGATGAACATGATTTTGGTGGTTCAAGTTCTTGTAGCACTCCAATCACTAATAAGAGAACTGACAGtgtttatgatgatgataaaactcTAGTCTCAGAAACAGATTCCCCTATTATCCATGTTAAACCTAcatcaaagaaatcctttggcTTTGAATCTGATTCAAGCTTAGAAGATACACCAGGGAAAAACAGATCTGGACTCAAAGAGGATAAAGATGTTAAAGGTTCTAGCAAAAAGGCCAATACAATTGGTTCAAGgggaaataaaatgtcaaacaaaaggaAAAGATTAAGTTCAGGAAAATTAAATCAGAACGAAcctaaaagaagaaaaatatctAACACAAGCAAAAGAAAAGTTGAAATAGAGAGTGAATCGTCCACAGATGATGAAATCCCTTTGTCTAGGACTAAAGTTAAGCAAaagaacaaagttgtcaaaagcgATGAAGATGAAATAGTTAGGACTGGGAACAACTCTTCATTGGTTAAGAAATCAAAATTGTCTGCTAAGACAATACAAGGTAGAAAGCCCTCATTGGAACAGGACAGTGATAGTAACACAAGCCCTAAAGATTCTCCTGTTGTGAAGGAGACAGTTAAAGGCAGAGTGTCAAATGATATTAAATCTAATGAAAGTATTTTCAGGAAGGGAAAAGTAAAATCAGACCAAATGAATAAATCTATTTCCAAATTAGAGGAAGATTCCAAGAATGATGAGCTTATTATAATCAGTGAAGATACatgtgaagaagaaaaagtagTCTCAAATGGTAACTCAAAACCTGATAGTAATGATGAGTCTCCTGTTAAGAAAGTTCACAAACCAAAAGGCAAAGGCGCATCTGCTATTGTG TCATCAGATTCTTCTGGCACGGAAGAAGAACCTTTTGCAAATGACAACAAGGATGTAGATCCAGACCTGGATTGTGACTCGGAGCTTGACGTTCCCCTCGCCAGTCTCAAACCAGAG GAAGATGACGATTCTAAGAAAGGAAAGGCGAAAAAG aaggTGGATACAAGCCAGGATATTAAAAAGCTGGGTTTGTTGAAGAAGATCTGTCGAAAAAGCCGCATTGTTCTACACAAGGACAAGTTCAATGGCTGTAAGACGCTGAAAGATAAGATTAACAAGTGTAAGACATTGCTGACGGCTGCTGGCATGGAAG GAAGACCAACCATGAAGAAAGCAGAAGAGATGCTACTTCGAATAGAGGCTGAAGAGCTCAATGCAGACAACATAATCAGTTCGGAGACAG GACGAGTAATGAGGAAGGTGAAGAGTATTTACGCTCGGCGACAGATCTCCTCTGTGAAGTCCCGAACACCCATGAAGAACCCATTCAAGGGGCTCTCGGATATTGTGGACAGTGAAGTCAGTGACTAG